A genomic segment from Maniola hyperantus chromosome 4, iAphHyp1.2, whole genome shotgun sequence encodes:
- the Cndp2 gene encoding cytosolic non-specific dipeptidase has protein sequence MSATLITTRTLRVLSGCRLPVIASSSNKFRPFCYPYSVGSKQVAKKMAAEKALPQIFQYVDQNVESYKSLLKEAVAIPSVSSDAKHRDDCVRMVEWMKDKLKEVGASTELRDIGFQTLEGKQVKLPPVLVAVLGNDPKKNTICIYGHLDVQPALKSDGWNTEPFELVERDGKLFGRGSTDDKGPVLGWLHAINAYKNTGSELPVNLKFIFECMEESSSQGLDELLMEKLKPEGFFDTVDFVCISDNYWLGTTKPCITYGLRGISYYFLEIECAKMDLHSGVYGGTVYEAMSDLICLMNTLVDKDGKILITDMYKSVAPLLETEKQLYNTIDFDPEAYRKSIDAYKLPHNAVKEQLLMHRWRYPSLSLHGIEGAHHQVGAKTVIPGKVVGKFSIRIVPNQEPEEVEKLVFDYINKKWAERGSPNKMSISAQSGRAWTEDPDHPHYQAAARATKLIYQTDPDMSREGGSIPVTITLQEASGKNVLLLPMGAGDDMAHSQNEKLNVRNYIEGIKLFAAYLYEVGKLPK, from the exons ATGTCGGCTACTTTGATTACAACAAGAACATTACGAGTTTTAAGTGGTTGTAGATTGCCAGTGATAGCATCATCAAGTAATAAATTCCGCCCCTTTTGTTATCCATATTCAGTCGGTAGCAAACAAGTAGCAAAGAAAATGGCAGCTGAGAAGGCCTTACCGCAGATATTTCAGTACGTCGATCAGAATGTAGAATCATATAAAAGCCTTTTAAAAGAGGCTGTTGCAATTCCATCGGTTTCAAGTGACGCTAAGCACCGCGATGACTGTGTCCGTATGGTGGAGTGGATGAAGGATAAGTTGAAAGAAGTCGGTGCGTCGACTGAACTTAGGGATATTGGCTTCCAAACACTTGAGGGTAAACAAGTGAAACTACCCCCGGTTCTTGTTGCTGTTTTGGGAAAC gatcctaaaaaaaacacaatctgTATATATGGCCATTTGGATGTACAACCAGCCTTAAAGTCAGATGGTTGGAACACCGAGCCTTTTGAATTAGTGGAGAGAGATGGAAAGTTATTTGGGAGAGGGTCTACAGATGACAAAGGACCAGTGTTGGGTTGGCTCCATGCCATCAATGCTTATAAAAATACTGGATCTGAG TTGCCAGTGAATTTAAAGTTTATATTTGAGTGTATGGAGGAATCTAGCTCACAAGGACTTGATGAATTGCTAATGGAAAAGTTAAAGCCTGAAGGTTTCTTTGATACAGTTGATTTTGTGTGCATTTCTGATAACTACTGGCTGGGCACCACTAAGCCTTGCATCACATATGGCTTAAGAGGCATTAGCTATTACTTTTTGGAAATTGAGTGTGCCAAAATGGATCTGCACAGTGGAGTGTACGGGGGAACTGTCTATGaag CAATGTCCGATTTAATATGTCTCATGAACACTCTGGTCGATAAAGATGGCAAGATCCTCATAACAGATATGTACAAATCTGTTGCTCCATTGTTAGAGACTGAAAAACAACTTTACAATACAATTGATTTCGACCCTGAAGCATACAG AAAGTCCATAGACGCTTATAAGCTCCCCCACAATGCTGTTAAAGAGCAACTCCTAATGCACCGCTGGCGGTATCCCAGTTTATCTCTCCATGGCATTGAAG GTGCCCACCATCAAGTGGGAGCGAAGACCGTTATTCCAGGAAAAGTAGTCGGTAAATTCTCCATCCGGATAGTGCCAAACCAGGAGCCAGAGGAGGTCGAAAAATTGGTGTTTGACTATATCAACAAAAAG TGGGCCGAGCGTGGTTCTCCCAACAAGATGAGCATCTCAGCGCAGAGCGGCCGCGCCTGGACCGAAGACCCCGACCACCCGCACTACCAGGCCGCCGCCAgggccaccaagctcatttacCAG ACTGACCCGGACATGTCTCGTGAAGGAGGGTCTATTCCCGTAACGATCACACTGCAAGAGGCCAGCGGAAAGAACGTACTACTGCTGCCGATGGGCGCCGGCGACGATATGGCGCACTCGCAGAACGAGAAGCTCAACGTACGCAACTACATCGAGGGG atcAAACTTTTTGCTGCCTATCTTTATGAAGTTGGGAAACTGCCAAAATGA